The following proteins are co-located in the Polystyrenella longa genome:
- the trpS gene encoding tryptophan--tRNA ligase: MKVLSGIQPTGRFHWGNYFGAIQQYIALQDNEQAFYFIADFHALTTVRDRDLLKGFTQDAAIDLLSLGLNPEQATLFRQSDIPEVTELTWLLMTLTQMHLLEKCHAYKDKKAKGLAADAGLFTYPVLMAADILIYDSEVVPVGLDQVQHIEVTRDLAQRFNTIYGREVFVLPEARVLETTAKVPGTDGDKMSKSYGNIIEVFHPTPKKFRKKIMSIKTDSKTVEEPKDPESCAVYTLAKLFSTSEQLEELAARYRAGGMGYGDAKQYLYDRAMDYFGPAFEKRAELEQKPGEVEDILQAGAAKARVKAQEVLSRARDACGLAIHKPS, from the coding sequence ATGAAAGTTTTGTCCGGCATCCAACCCACGGGCCGTTTTCACTGGGGAAATTATTTCGGCGCTATTCAGCAATACATTGCCTTGCAGGACAACGAGCAGGCGTTTTATTTCATCGCCGATTTTCACGCCCTGACTACTGTCCGCGACCGTGACCTGCTTAAAGGTTTCACGCAGGATGCTGCGATCGATTTGCTCTCGCTTGGCTTGAACCCAGAACAGGCAACGCTGTTTCGGCAATCCGATATTCCTGAAGTGACTGAGTTAACCTGGTTGTTAATGACATTAACTCAGATGCACCTTCTGGAAAAATGCCACGCCTACAAAGACAAGAAGGCGAAAGGCCTCGCTGCTGACGCAGGACTGTTCACCTATCCCGTTCTGATGGCTGCCGACATTCTGATCTACGATTCGGAAGTCGTTCCCGTCGGACTCGATCAGGTTCAGCACATTGAAGTCACGCGCGATCTGGCGCAACGATTCAACACGATCTATGGCCGTGAGGTCTTTGTCCTGCCGGAAGCACGCGTACTGGAAACAACGGCCAAGGTTCCCGGTACCGATGGGGACAAGATGTCGAAAAGTTACGGCAACATCATCGAAGTCTTCCATCCGACTCCAAAAAAGTTCCGCAAGAAAATCATGTCCATTAAAACGGACTCCAAAACGGTTGAAGAACCAAAAGACCCCGAATCCTGCGCCGTCTACACACTCGCCAAGCTGTTTTCCACTTCCGAGCAACTGGAAGAACTTGCCGCACGCTATCGTGCCGGTGGAATGGGTTATGGAGATGCCAAACAGTATCTGTACGACCGAGCGATGGATTATTTCGGACCTGCGTTCGAAAAACGAGCTGAACTCGAACAGAAGCCGGGCGAAGTGGAAGATATCCTGCAAGCAGGAGCGGCTAAAGCTCGTGTGAAAGCGCAGGAAGTCCTTTCCCGTGCCCGGGATGCCTGTGGACTGGCTATTCATAAACCCTCTTAA
- a CDS encoding DUF1571 domain-containing protein gives MSCSDCQKKKDSFTRHNLLAGIFAVSGIAVLYVNFDPVPRGHDPAAAQLEEVDLSEFTSFTNVSSGFMKKVQAEEFDEPQNSLGKQPIQTAMIAEPVASSSNDVLHSSAEAGSALSQLKTCQGEDAVKLIQSILEEGLENLKQIPDYTTTFIKQERIAGSMTEPNLINLKIRHEPFSVYMKWLNGDKGRELLYVDGENNGDMVVRVGGVRGRFLPALNLNPLGDLALQESRHPITQIGLANLIRKALEFRERDLNNLDNLNCWINDGVTFDKRDCFEFVVEYQEKRPIHEYRKSVITIEKSLGIPVGVKNFAWEEQVDSVDANNLDKSTLIENYAYTNINYTRRLAAAEFDKSNQNYRFIK, from the coding sequence ATGTCGTGTTCAGATTGCCAGAAGAAAAAAGACTCGTTCACTCGCCACAATCTGCTGGCCGGAATATTTGCCGTTTCCGGTATCGCCGTTCTGTATGTGAACTTTGATCCAGTTCCGCGCGGGCATGACCCAGCAGCGGCTCAATTGGAAGAGGTTGACCTGTCCGAATTCACTTCATTCACGAATGTGAGTTCTGGATTTATGAAGAAGGTTCAGGCGGAAGAGTTCGATGAGCCTCAGAATTCGTTAGGCAAGCAGCCTATTCAAACGGCCATGATTGCAGAGCCAGTGGCTTCCAGCTCTAACGACGTACTTCACTCCTCCGCTGAAGCTGGTTCCGCGCTCTCCCAGTTGAAAACTTGTCAGGGAGAAGATGCCGTCAAACTGATTCAGTCGATCCTGGAAGAAGGGCTTGAAAATCTGAAACAGATTCCAGACTACACGACGACCTTTATCAAACAGGAACGAATTGCAGGATCCATGACGGAACCGAATTTGATCAATCTCAAAATTCGTCATGAACCGTTCAGTGTCTATATGAAATGGCTAAATGGTGATAAAGGTCGGGAACTGCTGTATGTAGATGGAGAAAACAATGGAGACATGGTGGTGCGGGTCGGAGGTGTTCGCGGGCGGTTCCTGCCAGCCCTTAACCTGAATCCACTCGGCGACCTCGCTCTGCAGGAGTCTCGTCACCCCATTACTCAAATCGGTCTCGCGAACCTGATTCGTAAAGCGCTTGAGTTTCGGGAACGTGATCTCAACAACCTCGATAATCTGAACTGTTGGATTAACGATGGGGTCACTTTCGACAAACGGGACTGTTTCGAGTTTGTCGTCGAATATCAGGAAAAGCGTCCAATTCACGAGTATCGCAAGTCGGTGATCACCATTGAGAAAAGTCTGGGGATTCCTGTCGGGGTGAAGAACTTCGCTTGGGAAGAACAAGTCGATTCAGTAGATGCGAACAACCTCGACAAATCGACCTTAATTGAAAACTACGCTTACACCAACATTAATTACACTCGCCGTCTCGCTGCTGCGGAGTTCGATAAAAGCAATCAGAACTACCGCTTCATCAAGTAA
- the hemQ gene encoding hydrogen peroxide-dependent heme synthase encodes MNRPTMPSAQELPDPTRLMSDGWHCLHLYYRINQSALKALTSSELETGRQEVAEILNSERDDAPARLQCFAVTGHRADWGLMAMDPDPLKIDAVAQAIRSSALGAAFEATYSFVSISEVSEYVPTLEQYAERLKRDGASPEDPSFRAKVGAYEKRLPMMNQQRLYPDFPAWPIICFYPMNKARHPQANWFMEPFSSRSDMMSEHATSGIKFAGKVSQLITASTGYDDWEWGVTLWGRAPEYIKDIVYTMRFDTASAKYAEFGPFYIGYIMSPADVLSHLRI; translated from the coding sequence GTGAATCGCCCAACGATGCCTTCCGCACAGGAGCTGCCAGACCCCACCCGTTTGATGAGTGATGGTTGGCACTGCCTCCACTTGTACTACCGCATCAATCAGTCTGCCCTTAAAGCGTTGACCAGTTCCGAATTGGAAACGGGGCGTCAAGAAGTTGCCGAGATTCTCAACTCGGAACGAGACGACGCTCCCGCGCGACTGCAGTGCTTCGCCGTGACGGGGCATCGGGCAGACTGGGGGTTGATGGCGATGGATCCGGACCCGCTCAAAATCGATGCTGTCGCCCAGGCAATTCGATCCTCGGCACTGGGAGCCGCTTTCGAGGCGACTTATTCCTTCGTCTCCATCAGCGAAGTCTCAGAATATGTGCCGACACTCGAACAATACGCCGAGCGATTGAAACGCGATGGTGCCTCGCCGGAAGATCCCAGTTTTCGAGCAAAAGTAGGCGCTTATGAAAAACGGTTACCGATGATGAACCAGCAACGACTTTACCCCGACTTCCCTGCCTGGCCGATCATTTGCTTCTACCCTATGAATAAAGCCCGGCATCCTCAGGCAAACTGGTTTATGGAACCGTTCAGCAGCCGATCCGATATGATGTCGGAACATGCGACGTCCGGAATCAAATTCGCCGGTAAGGTCTCGCAGTTGATCACCGCTTCGACCGGGTACGATGACTGGGAATGGGGAGTGACGCTCTGGGGCCGCGCACCCGAATACATTAAAGACATCGTCTACACGATGCGTTTTGATACTGCCTCAGCGAAATATGCGGAGTTCGGGCCATTCTACATCGGGTACATCATGTCACCGGCAGATGTCTTGTCCCATCTTCGCATTTGA
- a CDS encoding dihydroorotate dehydrogenase, with translation MTQTSIDLGVQLNRLSLKNPILVASGTFGYAREMTSFIDFSRLGGIIPKTVTMQPRAGNPPPRTVETTAGLLNSIGLDNDGLETFIDKHLDYLCGLDTAIIANIAARNMDELAQMAERLNAYPQLAGVELNISCPNVSGGVDFGTNPEMAHDVVKKVRNACDLPIIAKLTPNVTSIASIAQAVAEAGTDAVSLVNTFQGTAINWRSRKPILGAVFGGLSGPAIKPLALRAVCQVARAVDVPIIGIGGISNIDDVMEFLVAGASAVQIGTASFYNPGLSAALVEQLEETLASENCSSVKEIIGSLQYPEGR, from the coding sequence ATGACTCAAACCTCCATTGATCTGGGCGTTCAACTCAATCGCCTCTCGCTTAAGAACCCCATTCTGGTCGCCTCTGGCACCTTTGGATACGCTCGCGAGATGACCTCATTTATCGATTTCTCCCGGCTGGGTGGAATTATTCCCAAGACTGTCACCATGCAGCCCCGTGCCGGCAATCCACCGCCACGAACGGTTGAAACAACCGCAGGCCTTTTGAACTCGATTGGTCTCGATAACGATGGCCTCGAAACGTTCATCGATAAGCATCTCGACTACCTGTGCGGATTAGACACGGCCATCATCGCTAACATCGCCGCTCGCAATATGGATGAGCTGGCACAAATGGCAGAGCGATTGAATGCCTACCCCCAGTTAGCCGGAGTCGAGCTGAACATATCTTGTCCCAATGTTAGCGGTGGTGTCGATTTTGGCACGAACCCGGAAATGGCTCACGATGTCGTAAAGAAGGTGCGGAATGCCTGCGACCTTCCCATCATCGCCAAACTGACTCCCAACGTCACCAGCATCGCGTCGATCGCACAAGCGGTTGCGGAGGCAGGGACGGACGCAGTCTCTCTCGTAAATACCTTTCAGGGCACAGCCATTAACTGGCGTAGTCGAAAACCAATTTTAGGAGCGGTATTCGGTGGCCTGAGTGGACCTGCGATTAAGCCGTTAGCATTGCGAGCGGTCTGTCAGGTCGCGCGAGCAGTGGATGTACCCATTATCGGAATTGGGGGCATCAGTAATATCGATGACGTGATGGAATTTCTGGTCGCCGGTGCGAGTGCAGTGCAAATTGGTACTGCCAGTTTCTACAATCCTGGGCTTTCGGCCGCATTGGTCGAGCAGCTGGAAGAGACACTCGCCAGCGAAAACTGTTCGTCCGTCAAAGAGATTATCGGTAGCCTGCAATATCCCGAAGGTCGATGA
- a CDS encoding HU family DNA-binding protein: MTKKEIVKSISEELGLTQLKTKEIVQKTFDAIVETLVSDKRIELRNFGVFEVKKRAARRARNPRTNASVEVPEKYVVTFKPGKEMEERVRQLDEELAREKAAQAQQPQQDSTTAPESTSPQPPANNPGNFGNGFASGGSQYPSGSPDMG; the protein is encoded by the coding sequence GTGACCAAAAAAGAAATAGTAAAATCCATCTCGGAAGAACTCGGTCTGACACAATTGAAGACCAAGGAAATTGTCCAGAAGACGTTCGATGCGATTGTGGAAACACTGGTTTCAGACAAACGCATTGAGCTACGGAACTTCGGCGTTTTCGAGGTCAAAAAACGTGCCGCCCGACGTGCTAGAAACCCAAGAACGAATGCCTCGGTGGAAGTCCCCGAAAAATATGTGGTGACTTTTAAACCGGGTAAGGAAATGGAAGAACGAGTCCGGCAGTTGGATGAGGAACTGGCCCGCGAAAAGGCGGCTCAGGCTCAACAGCCACAGCAGGACTCAACTACTGCTCCTGAAAGCACTTCGCCACAACCACCTGCCAATAACCCTGGCAACTTCGGAAATGGCTTCGCTTCTGGAGGTTCCCAGTATCCTTCCGGTTCTCCCGACATGGGCTAG
- a CDS encoding glycosyltransferase produces the protein MTRILYTIPTLDRSGAEKQLTLLASALPREQFDIHVATLTRNGPYLDNLRAAGIEVTCLHKHWKLDPFTCWRLKQLIRKFQPDIIHSWMFTANFYARLAVSKKTTANRPVVVVSERCVDLWKGSDRHWIDRQLISRTDRLLANSEAVARFYREQGYQDKQVTVIPNGIEIPIDSDPSESVSDREQLLKELDYPSGTKLICYVGRLAKQKRVQDVVWAFQMLRQLNTNCGLLIIGDGAERIKLEELAAHFGCDHLIRFLGHQKDPSRYLQHADCFWLASEYEGMSNSIMEAMAAGLPVVASNIPANAELVDDGVTGYLAPLGDSPAYVQFTQEILTTPELAASMGAAGQEKMKSHFGLSPMIDRHVRLYEELTR, from the coding sequence GTGACTCGCATCTTATACACTATTCCCACATTGGACCGTTCCGGTGCGGAAAAGCAACTCACTCTGCTGGCCTCGGCGTTGCCGCGCGAGCAGTTCGACATCCATGTTGCCACGCTCACTCGCAACGGTCCTTATTTAGACAACCTGCGAGCCGCCGGAATTGAAGTCACCTGTTTACATAAGCACTGGAAGCTCGATCCCTTCACTTGTTGGCGACTGAAACAGCTTATTCGTAAGTTCCAACCCGATATCATTCATAGTTGGATGTTCACTGCCAACTTTTATGCACGTCTGGCTGTCTCGAAAAAAACCACCGCCAATCGCCCTGTGGTTGTAGTCTCGGAGCGGTGCGTCGATCTCTGGAAGGGATCGGATCGCCATTGGATTGATCGCCAACTGATTTCGCGAACCGACCGCCTGCTGGCGAACTCAGAAGCGGTCGCTCGATTCTATCGGGAGCAAGGTTATCAAGACAAACAAGTGACAGTCATTCCCAATGGCATCGAGATCCCCATTGATTCCGATCCATCTGAATCGGTCTCAGACCGTGAACAATTACTGAAGGAACTCGACTATCCTTCGGGCACAAAACTGATTTGTTACGTCGGTCGTCTTGCCAAACAAAAACGGGTGCAGGACGTTGTCTGGGCGTTCCAAATGCTCAGGCAGCTCAACACGAACTGCGGACTCTTAATCATCGGTGACGGGGCAGAAAGGATTAAACTGGAAGAACTAGCCGCTCACTTTGGATGCGATCACCTCATTCGGTTTCTGGGCCATCAAAAAGATCCCAGTCGGTATCTGCAACATGCGGATTGCTTTTGGCTGGCGAGTGAATACGAAGGAATGTCCAACAGTATCATGGAAGCAATGGCTGCCGGTTTACCCGTGGTCGCCAGCAATATCCCCGCCAACGCGGAATTGGTTGACGATGGAGTCACCGGCTACCTCGCGCCACTGGGCGATTCTCCCGCTTATGTTCAATTTACGCAAGAAATTCTGACTACACCGGAGTTGGCCGCCTCTATGGGGGCAGCGGGGCAAGAAAAAATGAAATCGCACTTCGGCCTCTCCCCAATGATCGATCGTCACGTTAGGCTATATGAAGAACTGACGCGATAG
- a CDS encoding YdjY domain-containing protein, which yields MNSRRPQTSKIILTVVFAFYFLLGVSLVTADEPVNTDAGVGEQNTASLIPLNKEKTVLIDRAGNRLLVKGKIVLQRGLLEMFCCLDGSKEHESIVSTSAKAYVVHGGLLALGAEAGSPVKYYPEYTAPKGQKMEVNVIWTDKEGKEQKADAQSWIRYVVERYYYVVVDPFPSDLTLPENGEGDLRYDDFNKELYWFGHMTKDQRAEMKRLSKNEEYQKAIDVFYERSQPREMDSQFIFTGSRFVKDEETDEQFYLAEDGCLICVANMPTAMIDVSIESSSQGTDSLLFEPFTERIPPIGTEVMVEIVPVKEKDSQKDAGVLKGIEELPKVK from the coding sequence ATGAATAGCAGACGTCCCCAAACATCAAAAATAATACTGACCGTGGTTTTCGCCTTTTATTTTCTCTTGGGAGTTTCGCTTGTTACTGCCGACGAACCTGTAAATACAGATGCCGGAGTTGGGGAACAAAATACGGCGAGTCTGATTCCATTGAACAAGGAAAAAACGGTGTTAATCGATCGGGCAGGCAATCGATTATTGGTCAAAGGGAAAATCGTACTGCAGCGGGGATTGCTGGAAATGTTCTGCTGTTTGGATGGAAGTAAAGAGCATGAATCAATCGTCTCAACGTCGGCCAAAGCCTATGTCGTTCACGGTGGACTGCTGGCATTGGGAGCCGAGGCTGGGAGCCCGGTGAAGTATTACCCCGAGTACACTGCTCCCAAAGGGCAGAAAATGGAAGTCAATGTGATCTGGACTGACAAGGAAGGAAAGGAACAGAAAGCGGACGCCCAGTCCTGGATTCGCTATGTCGTCGAACGCTACTACTATGTTGTGGTCGACCCGTTCCCCTCAGACCTGACACTGCCCGAGAACGGCGAAGGAGATCTTCGGTATGACGATTTCAATAAGGAACTGTACTGGTTCGGACACATGACAAAAGATCAGCGTGCCGAGATGAAAAGACTCTCTAAAAATGAAGAGTATCAGAAAGCAATCGATGTCTTTTATGAGCGAAGTCAGCCTCGCGAGATGGACTCTCAATTCATCTTCACCGGTAGTCGCTTTGTGAAAGATGAAGAGACCGACGAGCAGTTTTACCTGGCGGAAGATGGATGTCTTATTTGTGTCGCCAATATGCCAACCGCGATGATTGATGTCAGTATCGAGAGCAGTTCGCAGGGAACAGACAGCTTGCTGTTTGAACCGTTTACGGAAAGAATTCCCCCTATCGGCACTGAGGTGATGGTGGAAATTGTTCCCGTTAAAGAGAAGGATTCTCAAAAGGATGCAGGTGTCCTGAAAGGCATTGAAGAACTTCCAAAAGTGAAATAA
- a CDS encoding PQQ-binding-like beta-propeller repeat protein: MSRSLISQFLSLAIILCFSTVVWAEEWPHWRGLRANGTWQGPELKTEFSESDMPKQWEHECGGGYAGVTVADQQVYLHDHLKEGEQGSEFSGEEVERLQCFDLKTGKRQWVHQYPVAYDKLDYGNGPRAAPTIVDGYLYLCGALGDLKCLRTENGEEVWSIHLQEDLAGRLPTWGYAASPVIKGDLLIIQPGADQAEAETIAAQSGAIVALNRHSGKVVWSSLSDEAGYCTPVIHPHAGIDLLVFWTPSHIRGLNAATGEPLWEYPYEITYKVSIATPIVHQNIVLVCGYWDGSKAIELGESATDAELLWEDRWNLRGLMSQPLYKGDYVYLLDKQYGITCFELKTGEKLWDDKNETTPRGRNPQATLVWLNDSNRAMILNAEGEFLTAQLTPEGIHEESRVPLIGKTWAHPAYAEDNIIVRSDTQIICYQLPLK; encoded by the coding sequence ATGTCGCGTTCACTTATCTCCCAGTTTCTCAGCCTCGCGATCATCCTATGCTTCTCCACTGTGGTTTGGGCAGAAGAGTGGCCCCATTGGCGTGGCCTCAGGGCAAACGGGACTTGGCAAGGTCCGGAGCTGAAAACGGAATTCAGTGAATCCGACATGCCAAAGCAATGGGAACATGAATGCGGCGGTGGCTACGCAGGGGTGACGGTCGCTGACCAACAAGTCTATTTGCATGACCACCTCAAAGAGGGAGAGCAGGGGAGTGAGTTCAGCGGAGAGGAAGTCGAGCGACTTCAATGCTTCGACCTGAAAACTGGCAAAAGACAGTGGGTTCATCAATACCCTGTCGCCTACGACAAGCTGGATTACGGTAACGGCCCGCGTGCCGCACCGACAATTGTGGATGGTTACCTTTATCTCTGTGGTGCTCTGGGCGATCTGAAATGTCTGCGAACGGAGAACGGAGAGGAAGTCTGGTCCATTCATCTTCAGGAAGACCTCGCGGGTCGACTACCCACATGGGGTTATGCTGCTTCGCCAGTTATCAAAGGCGATCTGTTGATCATTCAACCAGGAGCTGATCAAGCAGAGGCGGAGACGATTGCCGCCCAGTCCGGTGCCATTGTGGCACTTAACCGACATTCTGGAAAAGTCGTCTGGAGTTCTCTCTCAGATGAAGCGGGATATTGCACTCCCGTCATTCACCCGCACGCCGGAATCGATCTGCTGGTTTTCTGGACGCCGTCTCACATTCGTGGTTTAAACGCTGCAACTGGGGAACCGCTGTGGGAGTATCCTTACGAAATCACCTACAAGGTTTCTATCGCGACTCCGATTGTGCATCAGAATATCGTCCTTGTCTGCGGTTACTGGGATGGCTCCAAGGCAATCGAGTTGGGTGAATCAGCGACGGACGCCGAACTGCTTTGGGAAGACCGATGGAACCTTCGCGGCTTGATGTCACAGCCACTTTATAAGGGAGACTATGTCTACTTGCTCGATAAACAATACGGCATTACCTGTTTCGAACTCAAAACGGGGGAGAAGCTCTGGGATGACAAAAACGAGACGACGCCGCGTGGTCGCAACCCCCAGGCGACGTTGGTGTGGCTGAACGATTCCAACCGAGCCATGATCCTGAATGCCGAAGGAGAATTCCTCACGGCCCAGTTAACTCCGGAGGGCATTCATGAAGAATCCCGCGTTCCCTTGATTGGGAAGACCTGGGCACACCCTGCGTATGCGGAGGACAATATCATTGTCCGAAGTGACACACAGATCATCTGCTATCAGCTACCATTGAAATAA
- the asnB gene encoding asparagine synthase (glutamine-hydrolyzing), whose amino-acid sequence MCGFVGAVWKAGRAPIDRSLFEQTTQQLAHRGPDSSGFFFGEPASPDGSHCWLGHRRLSIIDLETGQQPITNEAGNLQLVCNGEIYNYQSLRQDLLSRGHQFRTASDSEVILHLYEEHGPDCLQQLIGMFSVAIWDQSRSSIFLARDRLGQKPLFYANLSDRLLFASELKGLLPFHNGPRELNPHAIDLYLRYQYVPHTTCIYQDVHQLPPAHYALIDDSEVQVQRYWSAPYRQQVTATPEFKRQTQEELRERLTDAVKIRLRSDVPLGSFLSGGLDSTLITGLMAQELDQPIKTFSIGFGTPEFDESSFAQLAAKSLGTEHHQRTVTPQIEALLPQLAWHYDQPFGDSSAIPTWYLSEETRGSVTVALTGDGGDEVFGGYDRYRAMLLATWADRFPSPLKKILSAKLWQRMPGSIQYRSTARRLKRFLSEMNSSPVDQYFRWISIFRDEQLAGLYSTEFQHQLPSEDPSDFLTDNMQDASDRDLVSQIMASDLQTYLPGDILTKVDLASMAHGLECRSPFLDHRVVELAAQLPREWKLNRKSGKKFLKETFCDLIPNEICERPKMGFGVPLDHWFRNELRTLAEDILLSDRMENRGMFGKEGVERMLREHQANTHDHAARIWSLLMLELWQRTWIDTPQTLPQPITL is encoded by the coding sequence ATGTGTGGTTTTGTCGGTGCAGTCTGGAAAGCAGGACGGGCACCGATTGACCGCTCTCTCTTCGAACAGACGACACAGCAATTAGCACATCGTGGCCCCGATTCCAGTGGCTTCTTTTTCGGTGAACCTGCCAGCCCAGACGGCAGCCACTGTTGGCTGGGGCATCGCCGCCTGTCGATCATCGATCTCGAAACAGGTCAGCAGCCCATCACCAATGAAGCCGGAAATCTACAGCTCGTCTGCAACGGCGAGATCTACAACTATCAGTCGCTTCGACAGGACCTCCTCTCACGCGGTCATCAATTCCGAACAGCCAGCGACTCAGAAGTCATTCTACATCTTTACGAGGAGCATGGGCCCGACTGTCTACAGCAGCTGATTGGTATGTTTTCCGTAGCCATCTGGGACCAGTCCCGCAGCTCGATTTTCCTGGCACGCGACCGGTTGGGACAAAAGCCACTTTTCTACGCGAATCTTTCCGACCGTCTGCTCTTTGCCAGTGAACTGAAAGGGCTGCTCCCGTTTCATAATGGACCGCGCGAGCTCAATCCTCACGCTATCGACCTTTATCTACGCTATCAGTACGTTCCGCATACAACGTGTATCTATCAAGACGTGCACCAGCTTCCTCCAGCGCATTACGCTTTAATTGATGACTCAGAGGTTCAGGTCCAACGGTACTGGTCGGCCCCCTACCGGCAACAAGTTACTGCAACTCCAGAATTTAAACGACAAACTCAGGAAGAGCTTCGTGAACGATTGACGGACGCCGTGAAGATTCGACTGCGGAGCGACGTGCCGCTGGGTTCTTTTCTGTCGGGCGGTCTGGACTCGACTTTGATCACCGGACTGATGGCTCAGGAACTTGATCAGCCGATAAAAACCTTTTCGATCGGATTTGGAACACCGGAGTTCGATGAATCCTCCTTTGCGCAATTGGCCGCGAAATCCTTGGGAACAGAACATCATCAACGAACCGTCACTCCTCAAATTGAAGCTTTACTTCCTCAATTAGCCTGGCATTATGACCAACCATTTGGCGACAGCTCCGCCATCCCAACCTGGTACTTGTCTGAAGAGACTCGAGGTTCCGTAACCGTTGCCTTAACAGGCGATGGTGGGGATGAAGTTTTTGGAGGATACGACCGCTATCGCGCCATGCTCCTGGCAACATGGGCGGACCGATTCCCTTCTCCTCTTAAGAAAATATTGTCTGCAAAACTATGGCAACGGATGCCCGGTTCCATTCAATATCGGTCAACCGCCCGCCGATTGAAACGCTTCCTGTCGGAGATGAACTCGTCTCCGGTAGATCAGTATTTTCGCTGGATATCGATTTTTCGAGACGAGCAATTAGCCGGCTTATATTCAACCGAATTCCAGCATCAACTTCCCTCGGAGGATCCCAGTGATTTTTTGACCGACAATATGCAAGACGCTTCCGACCGGGATCTTGTTTCACAAATCATGGCGAGCGATCTGCAAACTTATCTGCCTGGCGATATTCTTACCAAAGTCGATCTCGCCAGCATGGCACACGGACTCGAGTGCCGCAGCCCTTTTCTTGATCACCGGGTCGTGGAACTTGCCGCCCAACTGCCGCGAGAATGGAAACTTAATCGTAAGTCGGGAAAGAAGTTCCTGAAAGAAACCTTTTGCGATCTTATCCCTAATGAGATCTGCGAACGACCCAAAATGGGATTCGGCGTACCCTTGGACCATTGGTTCCGCAATGAGTTGCGAACGCTCGCAGAAGACATTCTATTAAGTGATCGAATGGAGAACCGGGGTATGTTTGGGAAAGAGGGAGTCGAACGAATGCTGCGTGAACATCAAGCTAATACACACGATCATGCTGCACGTATCTGGTCACTGCTCATGCTGGAACTGTGGCAGCGAACTTGGATAGATACTCCCCAAACCCTGCCTCAACCGATTACACTATGA
- a CDS encoding macro domain-containing protein has product MLMQFGESLVELIQGDITQVDTDAIVNAANSQLAGGGGVDGAIHRAAGPNLMQETKRLYPEGCPTGSAVATRAGNMQMKYIFHAVGPIWRGGGQDEEGQLRSACIRCLELALEHNCDSIAFPAISTGVYRFPIDLAAQILLRTIHQFVIENQSPRRVVVVLFDEGSFGAFSQVLESFADS; this is encoded by the coding sequence ATGTTGATGCAATTTGGCGAAAGCCTTGTTGAATTAATTCAGGGGGATATTACGCAGGTGGACACGGATGCCATCGTCAATGCGGCGAATTCTCAACTGGCAGGAGGAGGAGGCGTCGATGGTGCCATTCATCGAGCCGCTGGTCCCAATCTGATGCAGGAGACAAAACGACTCTACCCGGAAGGCTGCCCGACCGGCTCGGCGGTCGCAACCCGTGCTGGCAATATGCAGATGAAATACATCTTTCACGCTGTCGGTCCCATCTGGCGAGGGGGAGGACAGGACGAGGAAGGGCAACTTCGTTCGGCCTGTATCCGCTGTCTTGAGCTGGCGTTGGAACACAATTGTGATTCAATTGCTTTTCCTGCGATCAGCACAGGTGTCTATCGCTTCCCCATCGACCTGGCCGCTCAGATCCTTTTAAGAACGATTCATCAATTTGTTATCGAAAATCAGTCGCCCAGAAGGGTGGTCGTCGTTTTATTTGATGAAGGGAGCTTTGGCGCGTTTTCACAGGTATTGGAATCATTCGCTGATTCATGA